One Hevea brasiliensis isolate MT/VB/25A 57/8 chromosome 6, ASM3005281v1, whole genome shotgun sequence genomic window, TTCAAGTAGGAGTTCCGTGGGTCATGTGCAAACAAAAGGACGCTCCTGGTGAAGTGGTAAGCTTAATTACTCTTCTTTAATAAGATGAGGAACCCAGAATACTAATCTGTGAAATTGGAAGAATGAAAGCATTCAAGAACAATTTATATTATGATTTTATAAGAGGCACACGCTTTATTCTGCAGATCAACACGTGCAATGGAAGGCACTGCGGAGATACATTTACGGGCCCCAACAATCCCAACAAGCCTTCTCTGTGGACCGAGAACTGGACTGCTCAGTAGGTCTACTTCCAtatattgttttctttttttttttcagcagGCTTGAATCCTGCAACAAGGGGTGTTCTTTCACCCTTCCCGAATTGAACCACTCCTGACATTAGAAGTCCGGACCAACCAATCTCTCTAACAAAGTATTTTAGACCTGACAAAAATGTCATTACAGGTTTAGAGTATTTGGAGACCCACCTTCTCAAAGAGCAGCAGAAGATATTGCATTTTCAGTAGCACGATGGTTCTCCAAGAATGGGTCTCTAGTGAACTACTATATGGTGGGAAAATACTAAAATCTTTCTGATATCGTCCTATCATTTTTTGGGATATATTCATTTTGTATAATGTGCTAATCCTTCTGGCTCTGCAGTACCATGGTGGGACGAACTTAGATAGAACTGCTGCCTCATTTGTGACAACTCGCTACTATGATGAAGCACCTCTCGATGAATATGGTAGGATTGATATCGAAATCTCAATTACTGCAAGAGTCCTTTAAATATTTACTGGTCTTCCTTTCTTTTGTTTCTTTTGTTTCAGGTTTACTGAGGCAACCAAAATATGGTCACCTCAAGGACTTGCACAGGGCTCTAAGACTAACCAAGAAGGCTTTGCTTTGGGGCACACCTGGTGTCGAAAGATTGAGTGATGATCTTGAGGTGACTATCAAAGTGGAATTTAACAGACTACCATTTTAAAAGAATCCCATTCATTTCAATGAGAAGTGCAGATTATTTACTTGTGCTGAAACTGTTCCTCTATATACAGGCTCGGTTTTATGAGCAACCCGAAACGAAACTCTGTGCTGCTTTCTTGACAAACAACGACACAAGAAAAGGACAGACTGTTAAGTTCAGGGGTCGAGAATTCTACCTGCCTCCGCGTTCCATTAGCGTCCTTCCTGATTGCAAGACCGTGGTTTATAACACTATGACGGTATTGTTCTTAATCATTTGTTAGCTTTCCGGTTTCCTTGGATTGAATTTTCGTTGAAAGACTTGGTCCTGGTTATGCAAATAAGGTTGTGTCACAACACAATGCAAGGAATTTTGTAAGATCCAACACAGCAAacaagaaattgaaatggcatATGATATCAGAAGCCATTCCAACCCAACTTAAAGTAACATCCAAGATCCCAATGGAGCTCTATGGCTTGACCAAAGACGTCACTGACTATGCTTGGTACACCACAGTGTAAGTGCAGTTCTTGAGTTCGAACTGTTACCTTCACATTCTTTCTATCTTCTTCTTGAGAAATTATTACAGAAATCTAACTTGTAAGTTTAATTCTCATTCCAGCCTAGTACTGAATCCGCGGGACTTGTCTGTGCGAAAAGATATTCTCCCAGTTTTAAGGGTTGCAAGTCTTGGCCATGCAATGGTTGCTTTTGTGAATGGTCAATTTGTAGGTAAGAACCTCCACATTCACATGTTGCGATATAATAAAATTTCCGATCGCATTTGAGTTCCTATAATGGAAGATTTTTATATCAATTTACGAGAGCATTCCATGTCTTTAGGTAATTATGCTAATTGTTTTCAGGATCGGCTCATGGAAGCCAAATTGAGAAGAGTTTTGTCCTACAGAAACCTGTGGAATTGAAGCCTGGTGTTAATACCATTACACTCTTGGGCTCTCTAGTTGGACTACCTGTAAGAAGCTATcagaagaatcataatttttggaTTTCAATGATGAATTTTGCAGTTGAAACTGACAGTTTCTCCTTATGAATTAAGGATAGCGGAGCCTATATGGAGCATAGGTTTGCTGGGCCTCGAGGTGTAACAATCTTGGGTTTGAACACTGGAACACTGGATTTGGATGCAAATGGTTGGGGTCATGAGGTGTAATAAGCTAACCATACAGAATGAATCTGTTCAATTAAGTTCATTGAAGAAATTAAATTTCCAGCTTAATGGTCTAATATAGTGAATGGCTAATTAAAGTGACATCGTGCCCACCTTGCAGGTTGGCTTGACTGGAGAGAAGGGTCAATGGTACACTGAAGAAGGATCAAAGAAGGTAACCTGGAAAGAAGTTCCACAAGGAGAAGGTCCTCCAGTCTCATGGTACAAGGTAATTGGCATTCATATATCACCAACATCAATACTTGAATTTCTGAATAATTTGATGCTACATGGCAAAGAATCATCTATTGGGTACTCAAATAGGCCTTGTGATCTCCTGTTAACAGGCTTCTTTTGATGCCCCTGAAGGAAACGAGCCAGTTGCTGTCCGTATGACTGGTATGAAAAAGGGCATGATTTGGATTAATGGTCAGAGCATTGGCCGTTACTGGATGTCTTACGTCTCCCCTCTTGGTCAGCCAACACAATCTGAGTAAGTAAAATCACTACTTAATTATACATGTAGAATAGATCTTCAAGGTATAAAAAGGAACCGAGATTTCTTGGACCTAAACTTATAAAAACCTGCAGGTACCACATCCCGAGATCTTATATGAAGCCAAAGGATAACCTCATAGTAGTACTGGAGGAGGAGCAGGCCAACCCTGAAAAGATAGAGATTCTACTTGTGAATAGAGATACAATCTGTAGTTTCATAACAGAGTATCATCCACCCAATGTAAAATCATGGGAGAGGAAAGATGACAAGTTTAAAACTGTAGTTGATGATGTGCGACCATCAGCTCACCTCAAGTGTCCAAACCACAAGAAGATTATCGCAGTGGAGTTTTCAAGCTTCGGTGATCCTTACGGCGCTTGTGGAGGGTTTAGTCTTGGAAATTGCACATCTCCTCTTTCCAAGCAGGTTGTCGAACAGGTAATTCCTGCTCCCtacttggtcttttattattatttttttttttttgcctattttttttttcctctgaCCCAAGAACCTGATGGGCCTTATATCAATTTTGAGCAGCATTGCTCTGGAAAAACTTCTTGTAGCATTCCTATTGAGAGAGAGCTCTTCGACAAGAATAATGATGCTTGCCCAGATATTCAAAAGACACTCGCCATCCAGGTGAAGTGCGGCTAGATGAATTAGAGAACATCAGATGTGTTATATATTGTAATCATGAGTCTGAATGAGGTAAATGGAGCATTATGCTGGTTAAGGACCAAGCAAAATACAGAATTTTTGTCTCTACAAGACATTCAAACTCATGATTTGTATTCACCTTTTCTTTATTCAAATCTCTTATTAAAATTGAGAACGGATTGTTTTGTCTCAGGTAGTTGTAGTTTCTTCATATAACTTTTTTTTACCGGCTATGAATCCTTtcgtttctttttcctttttattgTAATTCTAGATTCACCTTCAATTTTGTTAAGATTAGTTCTTAGCGGTTAATATCCTTTTCTTATCAACTTAAATTTTGGGTAAAAAAAGATGAGCAacaattcattatttttttttttactaaatataTACAAGAAACACTCAAATAGAACACTAGCTATTTGGTCAATACCAACCTTAGCAAACTTTTCACAACTTTATCAAGACAGGATCACTTTTTTTTacaatcaaaattttattaatttaaagagAATAGGAAAAGTTAGCATATGTCACTTGATTAATCCCTAGTCAATAGGCCTCCTCAAGAAAACCATCCTAGAGCAAAATATGCCAATTGAAAAAATCTAGCAAGAGTATAACCAAGACACCAAGAAAATTAAAACACCAAGATCATGATGGTAGAACAAAATAGCAGAAAGTTCAACAGAAAAACTAAGAACATAACCAAGGCAGGACAACAGCATTGCTAGTATGACAAAACAGCAGCCAACTTTTAAGATAAATGAGGTGGCACAAACCAAAGTCATTGAAAAGCTGCAAAGAGATCACATCAACAAGATTATGATATTTTGACAGTAGGTAATTATTCAAAAATGCAGTAGCAGTGTCCCAAACAAGACCACCTTGTCAATGGTATTCAGCAAGTAGGAGCAGTAGAATAAAATAAGTCAAAACCAACTAACCAATCAATGATGCACATGAGATAAGATGCTTGAGGAAGGTGCAACAGCCAATATAACATCAACAAGCAAGGGATGAAGGCCCAAAAAATAACAGGTAAACAGATAGAAATCTTTAAGTTAGCAGGCCTGAAGACTACAACtattcctggacatccgatctAGATCCAAGCAATTAATGAAGTAATCAGATTTGTTCACTCCAAGTTTGTTAATTGATGTTTCCTTCCCCTTGTCGGGTTTAGACCTCTTAATATCAATTTATTCTATTAAATCTTGGACGTCGATTGGAATGCTCCCCCTACACCCT contains:
- the LOC110657267 gene encoding beta-galactosidase 13 is translated as MTLARHGLLVMAIFSLFVSSTIADGDKSVEVSYDGRSLIIDGKRELLFSGSIHYPRSTPEMWPELISKAKHGGLNVIQTYVFWNIHEPVQGKYNFEGRFDLVKFIKMIGKHGMYATLRLGPFIQAEWNHGGLPYWLREVPDIIFRSYNEPFMNHMEKFIKLVIDKMKEEKLFAPQGGPIVLAQIENEYNTVQLAYRELGDKYVQWAGNFALGLQVGVPWVMCKQKDAPGEVINTCNGRHCGDTFTGPNNPNKPSLWTENWTAQFRVFGDPPSQRAAEDIAFSVARWFSKNGSLVNYYMYHGGTNLDRTAASFVTTRYYDEAPLDEYGLLRQPKYGHLKDLHRALRLTKKALLWGTPGVERLSDDLEARFYEQPETKLCAAFLTNNDTRKGQTVKFRGREFYLPPRSISVLPDCKTVVYNTMTVVSQHNARNFVRSNTANKKLKWHMISEAIPTQLKVTSKIPMELYGLTKDVTDYAWYTTVLVLNPRDLSVRKDILPVLRVASLGHAMVAFVNGQFVGSAHGSQIEKSFVLQKPVELKPGVNTITLLGSLVGLPDSGAYMEHRFAGPRGVTILGLNTGTLDLDANGWGHEVGLTGEKGQWYTEEGSKKVTWKEVPQGEGPPVSWYKASFDAPEGNEPVAVRMTGMKKGMIWINGQSIGRYWMSYVSPLGQPTQSEYHIPRSYMKPKDNLIVVLEEEQANPEKIEILLVNRDTICSFITEYHPPNVKSWERKDDKFKTVVDDVRPSAHLKCPNHKKIIAVEFSSFGDPYGACGGFSLGNCTSPLSKQVVEQHCSGKTSCSIPIERELFDKNNDACPDIQKTLAIQVKCG